DNA sequence from the Gordonia polyisoprenivorans genome:
CCTCGGTCGATTCGCTGAATTCCGGTCCCATCACTGCCTCCGTTGCCCGCGGGGTGTTGTCGACCTCACAAATTACTAGGTCGTCCAACCATGGGGAACCGATCGCCATCCATCCGCTCCATCGTTGGCACACATTGATCGATTCGTTTCTTTGAGGCAGAACTCTGTCGGTGACCCCCAGCCTCGCCGGCCTGCGCCGGATCGCCGTCGAACTCCGCGCCACGGGCAGGCTCGCCCGCGCCGGCATCCTGCCCGGCCCGGCCGAGCTACCCGCCACACTGCGAGCCGCGCGCACCGGAGGTGGGGCGATGCTGACCGAGGTGCTCGCCGCCCGGTTCGGCGATTCGGTCGCCGTCGTCGACCGCGGGGTTCCGCTCACCTACCGCGACCTCGCCACCGCCACCCGCCGGTGGATCACGGTGTTGCGTGAGCTCGACACCACCGGCGACCGCCCGACCGTCGGCATCATGTGCCGCAACAGCGCGCAGCTGGTGATCGCCCTGCTCGGAGCTCTCGCCGGCGGTGTTCGGGTGGTCTTTCTCAACACCGACATGGGTTCTGTGCAGCTGACGACCGTATGCGAGCGCGAGCACATCGATCTGTTGCTCCACGATGACGAATTCACCGGCCGGCTCTCTCAACTCACGGGAGTACGCACCATCCGCACCGAAGACCTCGAATCGGTGCTCGCCGCCGCCGACGACACCATTCCCCCACGCGCGTATGGCAATCCCGAGCTGGTCATCCCCACCTCCGGGACCTCCGGTGTACCCCGCGGCGCAGCCCGCAGCAGTTCTCCGCTGACCATGCTCTCGACACTGGCCGGCCTGCTGGAGAAGATCCCGCTACAGCGATCCGACGTGATCTACCTGGCGCCCCCGGCATTTCACGGATGGGGCCTGATCGCCACCCTCACCGGCCTCCTCGCCGGCGCCACCCTCGTCTTCGACGGGCGGTTCTCCGCCGAGCGTGCCGTGGCAACGATGCTCGCCGAGAACTGCACCGCCTTCGTCGCGGTACCGACCATGCTGAAGCGGATCATGGATCTCGACGACGCGGTCCTGCAACCACTTTCCGGTCGTCTGCGCATCATCGGGTCGGGCGGCGCACGACTCGACCCCGATCTCGTCACCGCCGTCACCGACCGGTTCGGCCCGGTGTTGCACAACCTCTACGGCGCCACCGAGGTCTCCTACATCACCATCGCCACCCCCGCCGACCTCGCGCACGACCCGTCCTGCGCCGGGTCCGCTCCGCTCGGTGTCCGGGTGGCGATCCTCATCGACGGCACGCCCGTCGGCCCCGGACGGGTCGGCGACATCTACGTTCGCACCGGAGCCCAGATGCGTTCGTATACCGACGGAAGCTCCACACACAGCGTCGACGGCATGGTTGCCACCGGCGACACCGGTTACCTCGACGGCGCCGGCCGGTTGTACGTCCGCGGTCGATCGGACTCGATGATCGTCTCCGGCGGCGAGAACGTCTACCCCGAAGAGGTCGAACTCGCACTGCACCGCCACCCCGGTGTCGCCGACGCCACGGTCTTCACCGTGGATGACGCCGACTTCGGTCAACGGCTCTCGGCGGTGGTCGCCCGCCGCGCGGGCCACGACGTCGACGACGCGGCGCTCCAGGAACACATCGGCCGGGAACTGTCGCGCTCACGTGTCCCGCGCGACATCGTCTTCGTCGGCGAGATCGCCCGCACCGCAACCGGAAAGGTCACCCGCGCCTGGCTCGACGAGGTGACCGCCGGCAACTCACACGTCGGCTGAGACCGTCATCGTCCACCCCGCCGCGGCGTTGCGTCGCGTCCAGAACTCGGCGTAGGTGCCACCGCGCGCCAACAGTTCGTCGTGGCGGCCGATGTCGTCGACGCGACCGTCTGCGGTGAGCACCACGATCTGATCGGCGGCGAGTACGGTCGAGATCTTGTGCGCGATCACCAAAACCGTGCTCTGCGTGGCGAGTTCACGGATCGATGCCGCCACATGCGCCTCGTTCTCCGGGTCGAGCGCGCTGGTGGCCTCGTCGAACAGCACGATCGGTGCGCCCTTGACCAACGCCCGGGCGACCGACACACGCTGGCGCTCGCCACCGGAGAGCGCCGAGCCACCCTCCCCGACCCGGGTATCCCAGCCGCCGGGAAGACGGTCCACCACCGAATCGACCCCGGCAGTCGTTGCGGCCGCGCGGATCTCGTCGTCGGTGGCGTCGGGCCGTCCGACACGTATGTTCTCCCACAGGGTGTCGTCGAAGAGGTACACGTCCTGGAAGACCAACGCCAGCTGCGCCATCAGGGTTGCGGTGTCCTGCTCTCGGACGTCGACGCCACCGACCCGCACCGTTCCCGCGTCGACGTCGTAGAACCGTGCGATCAGCCGGGTGATCGTGGTCTTACCCGACCCGGACGGGCCGACCAGCGCCGTCATCGATCCGGCCGGAACCCGGAAATTCATGCCGTGCAACGTCTTCGGGGACCGGTCGTCGTCAGCACTGCCGTAACCGAAATCGACGCCGGACAATTCGAGCGACCCCCGCGTGGTGGGGGCGACCGGGCTCGGCGGCGCCGGCATCGGCGGCGTGTCGAGGATGTCGGTGATGCGCCGGATCTCGGCGGTCGACATCCGCATCGCCGACCCCAGTTCGGCCAGTTCGGAAATGGGGTCGGTGAAGCGCGCGGCCAACCCGAACACCGCCATCAGCAACGCGGCCTCGACGTGACCGGTGACCGCGAGAGCGGCGCCGACGATCAGGATGGTCGTGAACACCGCCTGTACGGCAACACCATTGAGCAGCAGACCGGTGACCGAGCGACCCATCATCTTCCGGCCCACCCGATGCTGACGGTCCAGCGCGTCCTCGAGGGGCTGGTAGTCCGAGCCCGCCGCCCCGAACGCACGCAGGCTCGGCTGATACCGGGCGAGTTCGAGAACCCGGTTGTTGACCTCGACCGCGGTGCCGTGATTCTGCGCCTCGGCGTCGGCGATCATCGCACTCGCACGAAGGCCCGCCACCCACAGGACCACCGCGCCGAGCGCGGCGGTCGCTCCGATCCGCCAGTCGAAGAAGAACAAGCCGACCACGACGGTCGCCGACCCGACGAGGTTGGTGACGACCGGCGTCATCAGGTGCGCACCCGCGCTGCCGACGAACATCGTTCCCTTGACCGCGATCTGCGAGACCGATCCGGTCTTGTCGCGGGTGAACCACCCCAGCGGCAACGTCACCAGATGATCACCGAGCCGGTGATGCAGGGAACGCATGGTGTGTACTGCCATCCGCATCGCCATCAGCGACTGCAGATAGAAGGTGACGCAACAGATCACCACGACCGGCACCAATACCAACAGCCAGTGGCCGGCGCCGGCGAGGTCACCGTCGAAGAGGTCGCGGGCGATGGGGACCATCAGCAACATCGCTGCGCCCTGGGCGAGTCCGTAGACGATCGCCCACGCGAGGAAGACATACATGCGCCCGGCCTCGTCACCGAGAATGCGCAGGTAACCACGGATCATCGGAGAGCTCTTGTCGGTTCTGTCGCGGCAGTGCCTGCAGGGCCTGATGCGGGGTGGCCCTGCCAGGCCCGCCACATGGTGGCGTATGTGCCACCGGCAGCGACGAGATCGTCGTGACGTCCCCGCTCGACGACCCGACCCTCGTCGAGGACGACGATGGTGTCGGCGTGGGTGATCGAGCCGAGCCGGTGCGCGATGACGAGTACCGTCCGGCCGGCGATCAACGACGAGATCGCCTGCTGGATATCGGCTTCGGACTCGGGGTCGGCGAACGCGGTGGCCTCGTCGAGGATCAGTATCGGGGTGTCGCACAACAGTGCTCGCGCGATCGCCACACGCTGTGCCTCACCGCCGGAGAAGTGGGCGTCGGTACCGACCCGGGTGTCGTAGCCGCCGGGCAGCTCGGTGATCCGATCGTGAATCCGCGCCGCGCGCGCCGCCGACTCCACTTCGGCGCGGGTGGCGTCGGGACGACCGAGCGCAATGTTGTCGGCGACGCTCATGTCGAGCAGCGCGACATCCTGCAGCACGAAGCCGACATGTCGATACAAGACCTGCGGGTCGATGTCACGGACGTCGACCCCACCGATGCGTACCGCCCCGGCGTCGGGGTCGACGAACCGCGGGATCAGGGTCGCCAGAGTCGATTTGCCGCTCCCCGACGGACCGACCAGCGCGGTCAGGGTGCCGGGCTCCAGCGTCATGCTCACGCCCTGCAGGGCGCGCGTACCGGAGGCTGATCCCTCGGTCGGATAGGCGTAGTGCACCTCGTCGATCTCGATCCGATTGCTCTCGGGCACAGCCGGTTCGGTGGTCATCGGAAGTTCGGGCAACGTCAGCAATCCGACGATGCGGCCGGCCGCGGCCGCCGCGCCCTGCCTGCTGTGCATGGCCATCATCGCCGCCATCAGTGTCGACGGCAGCACCATCGCGATGAGGGTGGCACCGAGGACGTCGATCGCCCCGACCCAGCCCGCGTCCACGAACCAGTACCCACCGGCGAGATTGACCAGCAGGATCAGCGGCGCGGAGAGCATCATCGCCGCGAGCGCCTCGATACGCAGCATCGGCCCCACATACCCCGCGAAGTCGTCGTTGAACTCGTCGGCGGCGCGCAGGAACGCCTTGTGCGCCCGTCCGGTCTGGCCGAAGGTCTTGACGACGGCGACGCCGGTGACGAATTCGACGATGGTCGAACTGATGCGGGCCAGTGCTGCGTTCATCTTGGCCTGCTGCGTGGTCATGTCGCGCACCATCCAGGCGTACGCGATCGCATACAGCGGGAGGGTCGCGACGGCCAGCAGGCCCAGACGCCAGTCGAGCACGAAGCAGTAGATGAGCGCGAACAACGGGGTGGCCACTGCCGCAGTGGTTTCCACGTCTGCGTGGGCCACGAGGTAGTGGAGTTCACCGACGTCGTTCTGCACGGTCTGACGCACCCGACCCGAGCTCGTCGTCCCGAACCAGCCGAGCGGGAGCCGACCCAGCTTGGCGGTGATCCGACGACGGAGTATCACCTGCAGGTCGACGTCGGCGTAGTGGGTGACACCGAGCGCCGCACCGCCGAACACCGCCCGTGCCATCAGGCCGAGGATCACGATCGCCACGATCCACCAGACCCGCGCGGTCTGCACCGGTCCGTCGAGCAGCAGGGTCCGACCCAGTTCGACGATCCCGACAAACGGGACGACAGTTGCCGCCGAGGCGATCACCTGCAGCAGCTGAGCCACCCGAATGCGGGCGCGTACGGGCTGCAACAACTCACGCAGCGCGCTCCGGTCCAGCTCCGTCCGGTCCTCCGCGGACCCCTCCACCGTTGTCATACGCGTACGTTAACGCGGACGGACGCCCGAAGCAAGGGTTACCTAAGTTGAGAGGGAGCCTCAGCGCGGGAGTATCCCGTCGAGGACCACGGACAAGTATTGGTCGGCGATCTGCTCCACGCTCATCGATCCACCCGGCCGATACCAGCGCACCGCCACCCACACCGTGTCACGCAAGAAGCGATAAACGAGTTCGACGTCGAGATCAGCACGGAACTCGCCATCGGCCACCCCACGCGTCAGCACCGAATGCCACAGACCGCGAAACTCCTCGTTGCGGTCACCGATATAGGAGAAACGGTCTTGCGGCGCAAGCCGTTTGGCCTCGTCCTGATAGATGGCCACCGCATGGTGATCGGCGTCGATGGACTCGAATGAGGCAATCACCAACTGCCGCAACGTCTCGGCGGCCGACAGATCGGCGTCGGCGATCTGCTGATAGCGGGCGAACAAACCATCGAGGAAGCCGCGCAGGATCTCGTCGACCATCGACTCCTTGGAATCGAAATGGTGATAGAGACTCCCCGAGAGAATACCTGCGGCATCGGCGATGTCGCGCACCGTCGTCGACCGCAGACCCTGCTCCGCGAACATCCGACTCGCCGTCGTCAGCAGTTCGTCGCGTCGGGAAGTTCCGTTACGTGGCGCCACCCCCGTACCCTAGCAAGCGCTTGGGTACGAGGGTGGCTCCCGTGAGAGGTTTCAGCGCTTGCGCACCTTCTTCTGCGCCCGCGCGTTGAGCTTGGTCCACAGCTTCAGCTGGCCGTTGGCCATCTTCTTGTCGCGGTTGGTGAACGGCGGCGACATCATCTCGGCCACGGTGAACGGCATCGTCGAGAAGGCCACGGCGCGTGCATGACTGAAGGTCTCGAAACCGGTCTTGCCGTGGTAACTGCCCATCCCGCTGCGCCCGATGCCACCGAACGGCAGCTCGGCACCGAACATGTGCAGCGCGAAATCGTTTCCGTTGATCGACCCGCTGCGGGTGTTGTCGGCCAGCCGCGCGAAGTTGTCGTTGTCGTCGCCGCACCAGTACATCGTCAGCGGGTGCGGGTGGCCGGCGATGTAGCTGATCGCCTCGGTGAGATCCCGGTACGGGTACACCGTCAGCACCGGACCGAAGACCTCGTCCTCGGTGATCTTCATCCCCGACTTGACCCCGGTGAGCAGGGTCGGCGGGATCTTGCGACGCTCGGCCGACGGCAACGGTTCGCCACCGGGGACGACCTGTCGCTTCTCGGCGCCGAGCGAGACCGCGTCGTCGATCAGCCCGACGATCCGCTCGTAGTTCTTCTGGTTGATCGTCGAGGTGTACTCGGGGTTGTCGTAGATCGTCGCGAAGTTGGCGGTCCAGCGGGCCATCACCTTGTCGGTGAACTCACCGAGTTTGGCCTCCGGCACGAAGACGTAGTCGGGGCACAGGCAGACCTGACCACCATTGACCATGCGGGCGTCGGCCAGCATCTTCGCCGCCTTGTCGATGTCGGCGGAGACGTCGACGACGGCCGGGTTCTTGCCGCCGAGCTCGAGGGTGACCGGCACCAGGTTCTTGGCGGCCTCCTGGGCCACCGAGGAACCGACCTCGGGCGAGCCGGTGAAGAACATGTGGTCGACCTTGAGTTTCGCGAAATCCGATCCCGACCCGTGCTTGGGCGTGATGACCGCGAGTTCCTCGATCGAGAAGTAGTCGGGGGCGTACTTGGCGATCACGCCGGTGGTGCGCGCGGTGATCGACGACGGCCGCATCAGCACACGGTTACCGGCCGCGAACGCCGACGCCGCGGGCACGAAGGTCAGCTGCAGCGGGAAGTTCCAGGGGCCCATGATGCCGACGACGCCCAGCGGATCATGACGCACCCGCTGCTTGAAGCCGAGAGCTCCCTGTACCCGCGCCGAGACCGAATCGGCCATCCACTCCTTGACCCCGCGGCGCTGGTGGGTCAGGTCGATCATGCAGCCTGCGACGTCCGCGGCGATGCTCAGTTCCCTTGGCCGCGAACCGAAGTCGACGGTCAGCGCCTCGGCGATCTCGTCACCGTGATCGAGCAGCAGCGACGAGAGCCGGGTGATGCGGTCGATGCGGGTCGCCGCGTCCGGGATGCCGTCCCGCAGGAAGGCCGCACGCTGGATCTCGAGCAGTTCGGTCATCGAATGCGCTTCGGACGAGACACGTCCCTCGATCTTGCTGGTCACGTCAGCAGGTTTGGTCATTCGCCACCCTCCCAAGGTCGAGCGGCGTCTCGCGACCGTCGCTGAGACGTTTTCGCTCGCTCGTTCCTCCATAGTATGCGTCACGTCACAGTGATGTGGCTACACGTGTTCCCAGATCCCTCGCGACAGCGCTCCTCACATCGCCGACAGCGCTCGATTTTTCGCCCACGGCGCTCGAGTTTGCGCCGACAGCGCTCGCCATGGCGGGCGCTGTCGGCGAACTGGCGGGTCAGCCCAGCCGCTCGATGATGGTCACGTTGGCCGTGCCGCCGCCCTCGCACATCGTCTGCAGCCCGTACCGGCCGCCGGTGCGTTCGAGTTCGTTCAGCAGCGTGGCGAAGAGCTTGGCACCGGTCGCACCGAGCGGATGGCCGAGGGCGATGGCACCGCCGTTGGGGTTGACCTTCGCCGGGTCGGCGCCGGTCTCCTTGAGCCAGGCAAGCACCACCGAGGCGAAGGCCTCGTTGATCTCGATGACGTCGATGTCGTCGATGGACAGGCCGGTCTTCTCCAGTGCGTATGCGGTCGCTGGGATCGGTGCGGACAACATCATCACCGGGTCGTCGCCGCGCACCGAGAGGTGATGGATGCGGGCCCGCGGGGTCAGCCCGTAGTCGGCCAACGCCTTCTCGGACACCACGAGCGCGGCCGACGCGCCGTCGGAGATCTGCGAGGCGACGGCGGCGGTCAGGCGCGAGCCCTGCGCCAACGGCGCGAGTCCGGCCATCTTCTCCAGCGACGTCTCGCGCGGACATTCGTCGACGACGCAGTCACCGAGCGGCGCGAGCTCGTTGTCGAAATGACCCGCGGCGATGGCCGCTCGCGCACGCTGATGTGACTGCAGCGCCCACGCCTCCATGTCCTCGCGGCTGATGTCCCAGCGCTCCGCCATCGCATCGGCGCCGGCAAACTGTGAGATCTCGGCGTCACCGAAGCGTTCCCGCCAGCCGACGGATTCGGCTGTCGGCGTGGTGAATCCGAACTCCTGGCCGGCGATCATGGCTTGACTGATCGGGATGGCGCTCATGTTCTGCACGCCGCCGGCGAGCACCACGTCCTGGGTACCGCTCATCACGCCCTGCGCGGCGAAATGGATGGCCTGCTGCGAGGATCCGCACTGCCGGTCGACGGTGGTGCCCGGGATGGCGAGCGGCCCACCGGCGGCGAGCCACGCGGTGCGGGCGATGTTGCCCGCCTGCGGCCCGATGGCGTCGACGCATCCGAAGACGACGTCGTCGACGATCATGGGATCGATGCCGGTGCGTTCGAGGATCGCGGTGATGACGTGGGCGCCGAGGTCGGCGGGATGGGTCTTGGCCAACGAGCCGTTGCGCTTGCCGACCGGCGTGCGGACGGCGTCGACGATGTAGGCCTGGGGTGACATCGGTTCTCCTGGTAAGTGATCGGGGTTCAGGCTCGCTGGCTGGAGATCGAGACGACCTCGCCGGTGAGATAGGTGGTGTAGTCGCTGGCGAGCATCGCGATGGTGGCCGCGACCTCCCAGACCTCCGCGGCACGCCCGTAGGCTTCGTGCGCGGCGAGCTCGTCGAGCAGTTCGTCGCTGGTGACCTTCGCCAGGAAGGGATGCTTGGCGATCGACGGCGCGACCGCATTGATGCGCACCCCGTAGTCGGCGGCTTCGACTGCGGCACAACGGGTCAGTGCCATCACACCGGCCTTGGCGGCGGCGTAGTGGGCTTGTCCGCGTTGGGCACGCCAGCCCAGTACCGAGGCGTTGTTGACGATGACGCCGCCGTGTTCGACGGCCCGGAAGTAGCGCAGGGCAGCACGAGTGGCGCGGAAGGTGCCGTTGAGGGTGATGTCGACGACGCGGTCCCACTGTTCGTCGGTCATATCGGCGACCGGCGTCTCGCCGCCGAGCCCGGCGTTGTTGACCAGGACGTCGATGCGGCCGAGTTCATCTGCGGCATGGGTGATCAACGCGTCCACCTGCGCGGTGTCGGAGACGTCGCAGGTCACCTGCGCGACCGTCCGGTCGCCGAACTCTTCGGACAGTTTCTGGGCGGCCTCGCCGAGCCGGCGTTCGTGCCAGTCGCTGAGGAGGACGTCGGCGCCTTCGAGCAGTGCCCTTCGGGCGGTGGCGAATCCGATGCCGGTCCCCGCGGCCGCGGTGACCACGACCTTGCGGCCCAACAGGAGTCCGTGTCCGGGCGTCTCCACCGGCGGGTCGGCCAACGGTGAACGACGGTTCTCGGTGTCCGGGGTGGTCATGCACGGGCCTCTCGCGGTAGACCGAGCACGCGCTCGGCGATGATGTTGCGCTGCACCTCATTCGAGCCGCCATAGATCGTGTCGGCGCGGGTGAACAGGTACAGCCGTTGCCATTCGTCGAGTTCGACGTGTTCGGGATCGGTGAGGTCGTTGGTCGCACCCTCGGCTGTCGTGGTGGGTCCGATCAACGCCGACGCTCCGCGCACGGCCATTCCCAGCTCACCGAGATCGCGATGCCAGTTGGACCACAAGAGTTTTCCGACCGAGTCGGCACCGGAGACACCGTCGAGCACCGCCCGCGCATGGGCTCGCATCACCCGCAGGCCGATACCGGCGCGCGCGATGCGGGTGGCGATCTCGGGGTTGTCGAGGGCACCGTTGCCGCGCGCGACATCGGTGACGGCGTCGAGCTCGCGCGCGAAACCGACCTGCTGGCCGAGCGTGGAGACGCCGCGCTCGAATTGCAGCAGCCCCATGGCGACCTTCCAGCCGTCGCCGGGTTCGCCGACGATGTTGTCGGCATCGGTGACCGCGTCGTCGAAGAACACCTCGTTGAATTCCGATGTGCCGGTGAGTTGTTGGATGGGCCGGACGGTGATTCCCTCTTGGTCGAGGGGGACGAGCAGAAAGCTCAGCCCCTTGTGCCGCGTCGAGCCGGGCTCGGTGCGACACAGCACGAACGCCCATTGCGCAACGTGCGCCAAGGACGTCCAGATCTTCTGTCCGTTGATCTGCCACCGTCCGTCGGCCGGACTCGCCGTGGTCGCCACGCCGGCAAGATCCGAGCCGGCACCCGGCTCGGAGTAGCCCTGCGCCCAGAGTTCGGTCACGTCGACGATGCCGGGCAGGAATCGCTGTTTCTGCTCCTCGGTCCCGAATTCGATGAGCGTCGGCCCGAGAAGCTCTTCGCCGAGATGGTTCACCCGGGCGGGCGCGTCGGCGCGCGCGTACTCCTCGTGGAAGATGATGCGCTGGGCCAGCGTGGCACCGCGCCCGCCGTAGCGCGTCGGCCAGCCCAGACAGGTCCATCCGGCGCGCGCGAGGTAACGATCCCACTCGAGGCGCTCGGTGAAGAACTCATGCTCACTGCCGGGACCACCCCGACCACGCAACGAGGC
Encoded proteins:
- a CDS encoding AMP-binding protein; translated protein: MTPSLAGLRRIAVELRATGRLARAGILPGPAELPATLRAARTGGGAMLTEVLAARFGDSVAVVDRGVPLTYRDLATATRRWITVLRELDTTGDRPTVGIMCRNSAQLVIALLGALAGGVRVVFLNTDMGSVQLTTVCEREHIDLLLHDDEFTGRLSQLTGVRTIRTEDLESVLAAADDTIPPRAYGNPELVIPTSGTSGVPRGAARSSSPLTMLSTLAGLLEKIPLQRSDVIYLAPPAFHGWGLIATLTGLLAGATLVFDGRFSAERAVATMLAENCTAFVAVPTMLKRIMDLDDAVLQPLSGRLRIIGSGGARLDPDLVTAVTDRFGPVLHNLYGATEVSYITIATPADLAHDPSCAGSAPLGVRVAILIDGTPVGPGRVGDIYVRTGAQMRSYTDGSSTHSVDGMVATGDTGYLDGAGRLYVRGRSDSMIVSGGENVYPEEVELALHRHPGVADATVFTVDDADFGQRLSAVVARRAGHDVDDAALQEHIGRELSRSRVPRDIVFVGEIARTATGKVTRAWLDEVTAGNSHVG
- a CDS encoding ABC transporter ATP-binding protein; its protein translation is MIRGYLRILGDEAGRMYVFLAWAIVYGLAQGAAMLLMVPIARDLFDGDLAGAGHWLLVLVPVVVICCVTFYLQSLMAMRMAVHTMRSLHHRLGDHLVTLPLGWFTRDKTGSVSQIAVKGTMFVGSAGAHLMTPVVTNLVGSATVVVGLFFFDWRIGATAALGAVVLWVAGLRASAMIADAEAQNHGTAVEVNNRVLELARYQPSLRAFGAAGSDYQPLEDALDRQHRVGRKMMGRSVTGLLLNGVAVQAVFTTILIVGAALAVTGHVEAALLMAVFGLAARFTDPISELAELGSAMRMSTAEIRRITDILDTPPMPAPPSPVAPTTRGSLELSGVDFGYGSADDDRSPKTLHGMNFRVPAGSMTALVGPSGSGKTTITRLIARFYDVDAGTVRVGGVDVREQDTATLMAQLALVFQDVYLFDDTLWENIRVGRPDATDDEIRAAATTAGVDSVVDRLPGGWDTRVGEGGSALSGGERQRVSVARALVKGAPIVLFDEATSALDPENEAHVAASIRELATQSTVLVIAHKISTVLAADQIVVLTADGRVDDIGRHDELLARGGTYAEFWTRRNAAAGWTMTVSADV
- a CDS encoding ABC transporter ATP-binding protein produces the protein MTTVEGSAEDRTELDRSALRELLQPVRARIRVAQLLQVIASAATVVPFVGIVELGRTLLLDGPVQTARVWWIVAIVILGLMARAVFGGAALGVTHYADVDLQVILRRRITAKLGRLPLGWFGTTSSGRVRQTVQNDVGELHYLVAHADVETTAAVATPLFALIYCFVLDWRLGLLAVATLPLYAIAYAWMVRDMTTQQAKMNAALARISSTIVEFVTGVAVVKTFGQTGRAHKAFLRAADEFNDDFAGYVGPMLRIEALAAMMLSAPLILLVNLAGGYWFVDAGWVGAIDVLGATLIAMVLPSTLMAAMMAMHSRQGAAAAAGRIVGLLTLPELPMTTEPAVPESNRIEIDEVHYAYPTEGSASGTRALQGVSMTLEPGTLTALVGPSGSGKSTLATLIPRFVDPDAGAVRIGGVDVRDIDPQVLYRHVGFVLQDVALLDMSVADNIALGRPDATRAEVESAARAARIHDRITELPGGYDTRVGTDAHFSGGEAQRVAIARALLCDTPILILDEATAFADPESEADIQQAISSLIAGRTVLVIAHRLGSITHADTIVVLDEGRVVERGRHDDLVAAGGTYATMWRAWQGHPASGPAGTAATEPTRALR
- a CDS encoding TetR/AcrR family transcriptional regulator, whose amino-acid sequence is MFAEQGLRSTTVRDIADAAGILSGSLYHHFDSKESMVDEILRGFLDGLFARYQQIADADLSAAETLRQLVIASFESIDADHHAVAIYQDEAKRLAPQDRFSYIGDRNEEFRGLWHSVLTRGVADGEFRADLDVELVYRFLRDTVWVAVRWYRPGGSMSVEQIADQYLSVVLDGILPR
- a CDS encoding aldehyde dehydrogenase family protein, translating into MTKPADVTSKIEGRVSSEAHSMTELLEIQRAAFLRDGIPDAATRIDRITRLSSLLLDHGDEIAEALTVDFGSRPRELSIAADVAGCMIDLTHQRRGVKEWMADSVSARVQGALGFKQRVRHDPLGVVGIMGPWNFPLQLTFVPAASAFAAGNRVLMRPSSITARTTGVIAKYAPDYFSIEELAVITPKHGSGSDFAKLKVDHMFFTGSPEVGSSVAQEAAKNLVPVTLELGGKNPAVVDVSADIDKAAKMLADARMVNGGQVCLCPDYVFVPEAKLGEFTDKVMARWTANFATIYDNPEYTSTINQKNYERIVGLIDDAVSLGAEKRQVVPGGEPLPSAERRKIPPTLLTGVKSGMKITEDEVFGPVLTVYPYRDLTEAISYIAGHPHPLTMYWCGDDNDNFARLADNTRSGSINGNDFALHMFGAELPFGGIGRSGMGSYHGKTGFETFSHARAVAFSTMPFTVAEMMSPPFTNRDKKMANGQLKLWTKLNARAQKKVRKR
- a CDS encoding acetyl-CoA C-acetyltransferase, translated to MSPQAYIVDAVRTPVGKRNGSLAKTHPADLGAHVITAILERTGIDPMIVDDVVFGCVDAIGPQAGNIARTAWLAAGGPLAIPGTTVDRQCGSSQQAIHFAAQGVMSGTQDVVLAGGVQNMSAIPISQAMIAGQEFGFTTPTAESVGWRERFGDAEISQFAGADAMAERWDISREDMEAWALQSHQRARAAIAAGHFDNELAPLGDCVVDECPRETSLEKMAGLAPLAQGSRLTAAVASQISDGASAALVVSEKALADYGLTPRARIHHLSVRGDDPVMMLSAPIPATAYALEKTGLSIDDIDVIEINEAFASVVLAWLKETGADPAKVNPNGGAIALGHPLGATGAKLFATLLNELERTGGRYGLQTMCEGGGTANVTIIERLG
- a CDS encoding SDR family oxidoreductase — its product is MTTPDTENRRSPLADPPVETPGHGLLLGRKVVVTAAAGTGIGFATARRALLEGADVLLSDWHERRLGEAAQKLSEEFGDRTVAQVTCDVSDTAQVDALITHAADELGRIDVLVNNAGLGGETPVADMTDEQWDRVVDITLNGTFRATRAALRYFRAVEHGGVIVNNASVLGWRAQRGQAHYAAAKAGVMALTRCAAVEAADYGVRINAVAPSIAKHPFLAKVTSDELLDELAAHEAYGRAAEVWEVAATIAMLASDYTTYLTGEVVSISSQRA
- a CDS encoding acyl-CoA dehydrogenase family protein encodes the protein MTSIDLADRSLDLGEWAARTPDADAEFAAAVRGWLEANLVGSFASLRGRGGPGSEHEFFTERLEWDRYLARAGWTCLGWPTRYGGRGATLAQRIIFHEEYARADAPARVNHLGEELLGPTLIEFGTEEQKQRFLPGIVDVTELWAQGYSEPGAGSDLAGVATTASPADGRWQINGQKIWTSLAHVAQWAFVLCRTEPGSTRHKGLSFLLVPLDQEGITVRPIQQLTGTSEFNEVFFDDAVTDADNIVGEPGDGWKVAMGLLQFERGVSTLGQQVGFARELDAVTDVARGNGALDNPEIATRIARAGIGLRVMRAHARAVLDGVSGADSVGKLLWSNWHRDLGELGMAVRGASALIGPTTTAEGATNDLTDPEHVELDEWQRLYLFTRADTIYGGSNEVQRNIIAERVLGLPREARA